One genomic region from Oscillospiraceae bacterium encodes:
- a CDS encoding sugar kinase, producing MDLNLRDKKDCKYDLISLGEVMLRLDPGEGRIRTARRFTAWEGGGEYNVARGLKKCFGMDTAVVTALAENDVGYLIEDFIQQGGVGTEFIRWVPFDGIGRKARNGINFTERGYGVRGALGISDRAYTAASQMKPGDVDWDRIFGALGARWLHTGGIYAALSETTAQVVVEAVKAAKKYGTAVSYDLNYRPSLWREIGGKAKAQEVNKEIAQYIDVMIGNEEDFTACLGFEIEGGDLKKLSIDGYKAMIDQAARAYPNFKVIATTLREVKTATVNDWSAIAWSDGVVHKADDYPALEILDRVGGGDSFASGLIYGLMTTGSAAAAVGYGAAHGALAMTTPGDTSMARKSEVEALMKGAGARVQR from the coding sequence ATGGACTTGAATTTGAGAGACAAGAAAGATTGCAAATACGACCTCATCTCTCTGGGCGAAGTCATGCTGCGCCTGGACCCCGGTGAGGGGCGTATCCGCACCGCCCGCCGTTTCACCGCCTGGGAGGGCGGCGGCGAGTATAACGTCGCCCGCGGCCTGAAGAAGTGTTTCGGCATGGACACCGCCGTCGTCACAGCCCTGGCGGAGAATGACGTCGGCTACCTCATCGAGGACTTCATTCAGCAGGGCGGCGTGGGCACGGAGTTTATCCGGTGGGTTCCCTTTGACGGCATCGGCCGCAAGGCGCGCAACGGTATCAACTTCACCGAGCGCGGCTATGGCGTGCGGGGCGCGCTGGGCATCTCGGACCGCGCCTATACCGCCGCCAGCCAGATGAAACCCGGCGACGTCGACTGGGACCGCATCTTCGGCGCACTGGGCGCCCGCTGGCTCCACACCGGCGGCATCTATGCCGCGCTGTCCGAGACCACCGCCCAAGTGGTCGTCGAGGCGGTCAAGGCGGCCAAGAAGTACGGAACCGCCGTCAGCTATGACCTCAACTATCGTCCCTCTCTCTGGCGGGAGATCGGCGGCAAGGCCAAGGCGCAGGAAGTCAACAAAGAAATCGCCCAGTACATCGATGTGATGATTGGCAACGAAGAGGACTTTACCGCCTGCCTCGGCTTTGAAATCGAGGGCGGCGACCTGAAGAAACTCTCTATCGACGGCTACAAGGCCATGATCGACCAGGCTGCCAGGGCCTACCCCAACTTCAAGGTCATCGCCACCACCCTGCGAGAGGTCAAGACCGCCACGGTCAACGACTGGTCCGCCATCGCCTGGTCAGACGGCGTGGTGCACAAGGCGGACGACTATCCCGCCCTGGAGATTCTGGACCGGGTGGGCGGGGGCGACAGCTTTGCCTCGGGCCTTATCTACGGCCTGATGACCACCGGTTCTGCCGCCGCTGCCGTGGGCTATGGCGCGGCCCACGGCGCGCTCGCCATGACCACCCCCGGGGACACCTCTATGGCCCGTAAGAGCGAGGTGGAGGCCCTGATGAAGGGCGCCGGCGCTCGGGTCCAGCGGTAA
- a CDS encoding carbon-nitrogen family hydrolase: MTNTDIRMRLCLVTVPTGKKEGSDLILLRSTTIVSMDQAPDQIFEPINALLAKAFRSNRNLRNKEYNLSLLLLELGEMRIAICQTDIIFENKQSNYQKAQEVIKKAIYNAADLILFPEMSFTGFSMNTEKTSEHNLYERVLSWMDSKELAIGFGWVKRNRDLAENHYTVLHASGVILSDYVKIHPFSFAKEDQSFVAGEKLCFFQLQNYVFSTAICYDLRFPELFQIMSKKASFIIVAANWPKVRIAHWNCLLRARAIENQCYILGVNCIGEQGHVCYSGDSAVINPNGETVTAQQHQDGAMLFDLYDNVEDYRLKFPFKQDRREDLYQRFR, translated from the coding sequence ATGACCAACACGGACATTCGGATGCGGTTATGTCTGGTCACAGTCCCCACAGGCAAAAAAGAAGGTTCAGACCTAATTTTATTGAGAAGCACTACGATCGTTTCTATGGATCAAGCTCCCGATCAAATATTTGAACCGATAAATGCTTTGCTTGCCAAGGCCTTCAGAAGCAACAGAAATTTGAGGAATAAGGAATATAATTTGTCATTGTTATTATTGGAGCTTGGTGAAATGAGAATAGCAATTTGTCAAACAGATATTATTTTTGAAAATAAACAGAGCAACTACCAAAAGGCGCAAGAAGTGATAAAGAAAGCGATATATAACGCTGCTGATCTTATTTTGTTTCCAGAGATGAGTTTTACTGGTTTTTCTATGAATACGGAGAAAACATCGGAACATAATCTATACGAACGTGTCTTGTCGTGGATGGACTCTAAAGAACTTGCGATTGGTTTTGGTTGGGTTAAAAGAAATAGAGATCTGGCTGAAAATCATTATACAGTTTTACATGCGTCCGGAGTCATTTTATCCGATTATGTTAAAATTCATCCGTTTTCGTTTGCAAAAGAGGATCAAAGTTTTGTTGCTGGAGAGAAGCTGTGTTTTTTCCAATTACAAAACTACGTTTTTTCTACTGCAATTTGTTATGACCTGCGATTTCCAGAGCTTTTTCAGATAATGTCAAAAAAAGCTTCTTTTATTATTGTCGCTGCCAATTGGCCGAAGGTAAGAATCGCCCATTGGAATTGTTTGCTGAGAGCTCGAGCAATTGAAAATCAATGTTATATATTGGGCGTGAATTGTATTGGAGAACAAGGGCATGTATGCTATTCAGGAGACAGCGCTGTGATTAATCCGAATGGAGAGACGGTGACTGCACAACAGCATCAGGATGGTGCAATGTTATTTGATCTTTATGATAATGTTGAAGATTATCGATTAAAGTTCCCTTTTAAACAGGATCGCCGAGAGGATTTATATCAACGGTTTAGATGA
- a CDS encoding GntR family transcriptional regulator, translating into MCERRSIPLEMYTEFPMRESARDRAYRILKKAIIMLELEPGTMVSEADLAAKIGFSRTPVREALIELSKTKIVEVYPQKGSMISKIDYNLVEEARFMRLVLEVAVVELACDAASEDDVLALEENLARQNFCLANNSADKLLELDDMFHKRIFLIANKAQTYYFLESMAVHFDRVRKMSLNTIKDIKIVSDHQSILVAVKEKDKAAAKFHVEKHLSRYKIDEELIRQKYPTYFK; encoded by the coding sequence TTGTGTGAAAGGAGGTCGATTCCTCTGGAGATGTACACGGAGTTTCCGATGAGGGAGTCGGCCCGGGACCGCGCTTACCGCATCTTGAAAAAAGCCATCATCATGCTGGAACTGGAGCCGGGGACGATGGTCAGCGAAGCCGATCTCGCGGCCAAGATCGGTTTCTCGCGGACGCCGGTGCGCGAGGCGCTGATCGAACTCAGCAAGACGAAGATTGTCGAGGTGTATCCGCAGAAGGGAAGTATGATCTCGAAAATCGACTACAATCTCGTCGAAGAGGCCCGTTTCATGCGCTTGGTTTTGGAGGTCGCCGTGGTGGAGCTCGCCTGTGACGCGGCCAGCGAGGACGACGTCCTCGCGCTGGAAGAGAATCTGGCGAGGCAGAATTTTTGTCTCGCCAACAACAGCGCCGACAAATTGCTGGAACTGGACGATATGTTCCACAAGCGGATCTTCCTGATCGCCAACAAGGCGCAGACGTATTATTTTCTGGAGTCCATGGCCGTGCACTTTGACCGCGTGCGCAAGATGAGCCTCAACACGATCAAAGACATCAAGATCGTGTCGGACCACCAATCCATTCTCGTGGCCGTCAAAGAGAAGGACAAGGCGGCCGCGAAGTTCCATGTGGAGAAGCATCTGTCGCGGTATAAAATCGACGAAGAGCTGATCCGGCAAAAATACCCCACGTATTTTAAGTGA